The following DNA comes from Buttiauxella agrestis.
ACCGATAACTTACCGGAAGTGGCGATTGCGCGGCAATGGTTCCGCCCGGAAACCCGACGCGTCGCGCCAATAACGCTTGATGTGATGTGGGATCATTTTGTGTCACGACACTGGCAAACCCTGAACCCCACGATCCCTCTGCCGGAATTTGTCGCTTATGCACGAACCAGGATCGAACCCTTCCTGTCAGATACCCCACCCCGTTTTATCAATCTTAATCAGTATTTGTGGGACGAGCGCTGGCTCGAGCGTTACAGCGACATGGCCTTTATTGCGAATGTTCTCAATGGGATGGCGTCGCGTAGACCAAAACTCGATGCTTTGCGAGCCTCCTGGCAGGATCTCGATACCCATTATAACGAGCTAGAGGAGCTGTTCTGGCAGTTTTACCCGCGCATGATGGAACTGGCCGAACGAAAGAGTTTGTAGCCTGTCGCAGCACCACGATTAAATACTTGCCCTTTTACTAAAAAGGGCTATTTTGGATCGCCGCTGTGTGAATATTCATTTTTTGATAGGTAAATCCTATCTGATTAATTGGCGCAGTATGCTTGAGTTAGAGGGATTGCCGCCCCTATACTCCCCCCGTTGCGTTAACACTCACTTTAACAAAATTAACAGGAGTACATATGGTCCTGGTTACTCGTCCAGCCCCTGACTTTACCGCTGCAGCCGTTCTCGGCAGTGGCGAAATCGTTGAAAACTTCAACTTCAAAGCACACACCAATGGTAAAACCACCGTTGTGTTCTTCTGGCCAATGGACTTCACTTTCGTGTGCCCGTCTGAACTGATTGCGTTCGACAAGCGTTACGAAGAATTCCAGAAACGTGGCGTAGAAGTCGTTGGTGTATCTTTTGACTCCGAGTTCGTTCACAACGCATGGCGTAAAACCCCTGTTGAGAACGGCGGCATCGGCGAAGTGAAATACGCGATGGTTGCTGACATTAAGCGTGAAATTCAGAAAGCTTATGGCATCGAACATCCAGACGCAGGCGTTGCTCTGCGTGGTTCTTTCCTGATCGACACAAACGGTATCGTGCGTCACCAGGTTGTTAACGACCTGCCGCTGGGCCGTAATGTTGATGAAATGCTGCGTATGGTTGACGCGCTGCAATTCCACGAAGAGCACGGCGAAGTGTGCCCAGCTCAGTGGGAAAAAGGTAAAGAAGGCATGAACGCGTCTCCAGACGGCGTTGCTAAATACCTGAGCGAAAACGTTTCTAGCCTGTAATCGCTAAACGTTTTTGACAAAAAGGCCGCGCAAGCGGCCTTTTTTAATGGTTTTTTCTGCTTAAAACGCAAAACAAGAACAGCCCATCACGCCCCAGAACGCCCCTTCGTCAGAAACCGGTATCGCCGATTTTCGTGCTGCATCATGTTGATGACCATGCACATTACAGCTCCCACAACATTGATGAACTTGCGCCGTCATACCCACTTTTGCCGCTGCGGGCGGTTCGGCTCGATAGTGCCCAGGCACATTTACGACTGGCGACCATTCGGGTAACACGGGAATCGGAGGAGGAGCCAGGGGCGTAAACATGCCAGCGGCATAAACCACTTTGCCATCCACCAGCGTCAACACCGACTCAATGCCTTTAATTTCCTCTTCCGTCACTTTGAAATAATCTTTTGAAAGGACGACCAAATCGGCCAGTTGCCCGGTTTTAATGCGCCCTTTTTTACCTTGTTCGCTGGAAAACCACGCACTCCCTGCCGTCCATAGCTCAAGCGCCACATCACGCGACAGACGATTATTGTCGTCATACATTTGCATTCCACCCACGGTACGCCCGGAAACCAGCCAGTACAGTGCCGTCCACGGGTTATAGCTCGCCACACGCGTTGCATCAGTGCCCAGGCCGACAGGTAATTCCGCAGCCAGCATTTTGGCTATCGGTGGTGTCTGTTTAACCGCATCTGCTCCGTACCGTGCGACGTAATATTCCCCCTGAAACGCCATACGATGCTGAACGGCAATCCCGCCGCCTAGCGCCTTAACGCGTTCGATATTCTTTTCAGTGATGGTTTCCGCGTGGTCAAAAAGCCAGTGCAAACCGTCAAACGGGATATCGCGATTCACCTTCTCAAACACATCCAGCATGCGGCTGATGGACTCGTTATAAGTCGCATGTAGGCGGAACGGCCAGCGATGCTCGACCAGATGGCGCACCACGCGCTCCAGTTCTTGTTCCATCCCATCGGGCAAATCCGGGCGCGGCTGCAAGAAATCCTCAAAGTCGGCGGCGGAAAAGACCAGCATTTCTCCGGCACCATTGGCGCGATAGAAATCCGTCCCCTGCCCCGGTTTGAGCATATCCGTCCATTTTTCAAAATCCTCCAGCTCATGCTGCGGACGCTGGGTAAAAAGGTTATAGGCGATACGCACCGTCATCTGTTTTTGCGCATGAAGCTGGTCGATTATCTGGTAATCCTCCGGGTAATTCTGGAACCCGCCCCCGGCATCAATCGCGCTGGTGATGCCCAGCCGGTTGAGTTCGCGCATAAACTGGCGCGTCGAATTTACCTGCATTTCCAGCGGTAATTTCGGCCCTTTTGCCAGCGTTGAGTACAAAATCATCGCATTCGGTTTGGCTATTAACATTCCGGTTGGATTGCCATTGCGGTCGCGCATGATTTCGCCACCCGGTGGATTTGGCGTCTCTTTGGTGTATCCCACTGCTTTTAACGCGGCCTGGTTTAACAGTGCGCGGTCGTAGAGATGCAACACAAAAACGGGCGTATCCGGTGCAGCCTCATTGAGTTCTTCAAGCGTTGGCATACGGCGCTCGGCAAACTGAAATTCCGTCCAGCCGCCGACCACGCGCACCCATTGCGGGAATGGCGTGCGTAAAGCCTGCTCTTTCAGCATACGCAGTGCATCTGCAAGGGAAGGCACGCCTTCCCAACGTAATTCGAGGTTGTAGTTCAACCCACCACGAATCAGATGCAGATGCGAGTCATTGAGACCGGGAATGACGGTATGGCCTTTGAGATCGACCCGTTGTGTTTGCTCGTCAGCAAAACTCATTACCCATGATTCGTTACCCACAGCGATAATTTTGCCGTCTTTTATCGCCACCGCTTGCGCCAACGGCGCTTCGCTATCAAGGGTGTGAAATTGTCCGTTCGTGAGAATTAATGAAGCAGATTGCGACATAACCTGTTCTCCGCAGTGAAACGTTATTTTTTCAACCAGCCCGCAAACAGCCGCGTCATACCTGGCATCCAAATCCAGACCACCAGCGCGACAACCAGCGCATCGTTAATGAAGTGCAACAAAAGCGAGCCATGCCAGGACGGGAAAATCACAGCGGTGATTCGCGGGACAACATTGGTGCTGGGGAAGATCACCGCCAGCGTTATCAGGAATTGCTTCCACTTTGCCGGACGTTTTACGGTCGGCGTTTCCGGAGTGAACCAAAAAACGTTTTCAGTGCGGACTTCCAGATGATCGTCCTGACTCAGGATCGGTTTGATCTCATCAACGAGTGCCTCCCGCTCCGCCGATTTCGTCCAGGTGGTGAGATTTTCCAGCGTGTCGAAGCGGATAACGATGTTGTAAACAGCATTTCCCGAGGTTGGGCGAATAACATGTACGCCAAGGTGCCCAGGATAGCGCGCCGCCGCAGGCATGATTTTCGCGAGCCACTCTTCGTAGCGCGTAGACTGCCCCGGTAGCAGGGCGTGAGTAATCACCAGCGTGACCGTATTATTGTCAGCCATCTGTCAGGCTTTCCGTTCCGATGCGCCATGAACCATGGTGTAGGCGTAATCGACCCCCATGCCATATGCGCCGCTATGCTCGCGCACCAGGTCCATCACCGCATCGTAGGTATCGCGGCGTGCCCAATCACGTTGATATTCGAGCAACACTTGCTGCCAGGTGACGGGCACCGCACCAGCTTGCACCATACGGTCAATCGAGCGCTCGTGTGCGTCCACAGAAGTCCCGCCCGAAGTATCCGTAACGACGTAAACCTCAAATCCTTCTTCCAGCGCCATTAATGCCGGGAAAGTCAGGCACACTTCAGTCCACAATGCAGAAATCACCAGTTTTTTGCGCCCGGTCGCTTTCACCGCCGCGACAAAAGCGGCGTCCTCCCATGAGTTCATCGAGGTGCGTTCAATCGGGGTAATTTCAGGATGTACCGCCAGCAGTTCAGGCCAGATGTAGCCGCTAAAGCTTTTGGTTTCAACCGAGGTAAAAATAGTGGGAACGTTGAAAATCTTGCCAGCTTTGGCGAGCGCTACCGTGTTGTTTTTCAAGGTCTGGCGATCGATATTAGCAACACCAAACGACATTTGCGGTTGGTGATCGATAAAGATCAGTGTGGAGTTAGTTGGGTCGAGAAGTTCACGTATAGACATCAGGTTTCCTTAAATTTCATCAGATTAATTAAGGAGAAAGCACGCAGTACTGCCTCCCAATTGGCATGAGATCTGGAAATGTCTAACTTAATCGGGTCTTAAGCAGGGGGACGAAGAATAAGAATAGCACCGGTTTTCCCCTCCGCCTGGCAAAAGGGAAACCGGTTACAGAATCACTGACAACGCCACACCGAAACAGAAACTTCTGGCAACGAAAGCTGATGATTTTCAAAACTCGCTTCACCTTCAAGCTGAGTCCAGGCTTTGTTGTTTAGCAATGGCTCCCACGGCAAATTAACCGCCGTTTTTTCACCGCGGTTGATTGCCACCAGTACCCGCTCGCCCTGATAGACACGAACAAATACCACCACATCACCCTGAGCATAAATGACCTGGCAACCACCGTGGCGCAAAGCACGACTTTTGTGGCGTAGCTTTCCAAGACGTTGGTAAAGTGCGAGCAAATCCAGATCCTGATGATCCGGGTTCCACGGGAAAGGCTTGCGGCAGAAGGGATCGTTGTTACCATCGAGGCCCACTTCATCGCCGTAATAAACGCATGGCACGCCCGGCCAGCAATACAGCCACACCACGGCCAACGGTAAACGTGCGACATCTTTGCCAAGGATCGATTTAAAGCGCGCGGTATCATGGCTATCGAGCTGGTTAAACATCCGCAGTTGCTGCTGGTGAGAAAGTCCGGCGCGATACTCATCCATCCACGCCATGCAGGTTTGGGCGTTGATATGTTGCGGATCGTAGGAAATATCCGTGTTCGCGAGGAATCCCCAGATTGGGAAAGTGAAACCGCGATAGTTCATCGCCGCATCTTCGGCATCGGTCTGCAACCATTGACGCGCATCGCCAAAATGCTCGCCCAAAATATACGCTTCCGGGTGGGTTTCTTTTGCCGCTTTGGTGATACCGCTGACATGCAGCAAATTGTTCTTCGCGCCCCCCGCTTCGCCGAGCATGTGCACCACATCAAGCCGCCAACCGTCGATGCCCCATGGTTCCCGCAACCAGTGGCGCACGATACTGTCTTCGCCCTGGTAAATTTCGTCAACCAGCGAAGCTGACTGGTAATCAAGCTTGGGCAAACTGGAATAGCCGAGCCAGTCGAGTGCGCGCCCATCTTGGTTATAGCTGTAAAAATCCCGCCAGGGTGATTGTGGATTGTGGCTGGCCCCAGTGCTGTGCGTTTGCTGGCGATCGAACCATTGATGAGTGTCGCCGCTATGGTTGAATACACCGTCGAGCATCAGACGCATACCGTAACGCTGCGTATTTTTCCGCAGCCGCAGGTATGCATGGTCGCCACCAAACTGGACATCAACGTGGCGGTAATCCTGCGTATCGTATTTATGGACGCTCGGCGCGGTAAATATCGGATTGAGATACAGCGCGGTGACGCCCAGCATCTTGAGATACGGCAGGTGTTCGCTGATACCGTCCAGATCGCCGCCATAGAAAGTTGATCCACCAGCGTCAGCGATCAGCGGTTCATTCCAGTCACGCAAGATAAT
Coding sequences within:
- the acpH gene encoding ACP phosphodiesterase: MNFLAHLHLASLADSSLLGNLLADFVRGNPDESFPGDVVAGIRMHRRVDVLTDNLPEVAIARQWFRPETRRVAPITLDVMWDHFVSRHWQTLNPTIPLPEFVAYARTRIEPFLSDTPPRFINLNQYLWDERWLERYSDMAFIANVLNGMASRRPKLDALRASWQDLDTHYNELEELFWQFYPRMMELAERKSL
- a CDS encoding peroxiredoxin C; protein product: MVLVTRPAPDFTAAAVLGSGEIVENFNFKAHTNGKTTVVFFWPMDFTFVCPSELIAFDKRYEEFQKRGVEVVGVSFDSEFVHNAWRKTPVENGGIGEVKYAMVADIKREIQKAYGIEHPDAGVALRGSFLIDTNGIVRHQVVNDLPLGRNVDEMLRMVDALQFHEEHGEVCPAQWEKGKEGMNASPDGVAKYLSENVSSL
- a CDS encoding amidohydrolase is translated as MSQSASLILTNGQFHTLDSEAPLAQAVAIKDGKIIAVGNESWVMSFADEQTQRVDLKGHTVIPGLNDSHLHLIRGGLNYNLELRWEGVPSLADALRMLKEQALRTPFPQWVRVVGGWTEFQFAERRMPTLEELNEAAPDTPVFVLHLYDRALLNQAALKAVGYTKETPNPPGGEIMRDRNGNPTGMLIAKPNAMILYSTLAKGPKLPLEMQVNSTRQFMRELNRLGITSAIDAGGGFQNYPEDYQIIDQLHAQKQMTVRIAYNLFTQRPQHELEDFEKWTDMLKPGQGTDFYRANGAGEMLVFSAADFEDFLQPRPDLPDGMEQELERVVRHLVEHRWPFRLHATYNESISRMLDVFEKVNRDIPFDGLHWLFDHAETITEKNIERVKALGGGIAVQHRMAFQGEYYVARYGADAVKQTPPIAKMLAAELPVGLGTDATRVASYNPWTALYWLVSGRTVGGMQMYDDNNRLSRDVALELWTAGSAWFSSEQGKKGRIKTGQLADLVVLSKDYFKVTEEEIKGIESVLTLVDGKVVYAAGMFTPLAPPPIPVLPEWSPVVNVPGHYRAEPPAAAKVGMTAQVHQCCGSCNVHGHQHDAARKSAIPVSDEGAFWGVMGCSCFAF
- a CDS encoding antibiotic biosynthesis monooxygenase encodes the protein MADNNTVTLVITHALLPGQSTRYEEWLAKIMPAAARYPGHLGVHVIRPTSGNAVYNIVIRFDTLENLTTWTKSAEREALVDEIKPILSQDDHLEVRTENVFWFTPETPTVKRPAKWKQFLITLAVIFPSTNVVPRITAVIFPSWHGSLLLHFINDALVVALVVWIWMPGMTRLFAGWLKK
- a CDS encoding hydrolase, whose product is MSIRELLDPTNSTLIFIDHQPQMSFGVANIDRQTLKNNTVALAKAGKIFNVPTIFTSVETKSFSGYIWPELLAVHPEITPIERTSMNSWEDAAFVAAVKATGRKKLVISALWTEVCLTFPALMALEEGFEVYVVTDTSGGTSVDAHERSIDRMVQAGAVPVTWQQVLLEYQRDWARRDTYDAVMDLVREHSGAYGMGVDYAYTMVHGASERKA
- the malZ gene encoding maltodextrin glucosidase; amino-acid sequence: MLNAWHLPVPPFIQTRKDKLHITLWVSGTDLPQRVVLRYEKDNEETSLQMTRQKAAPESGVVAWRGVIDLSEGQPRRRYSFKLLWLDKQRWFTPQGLSSIPPARLEQFAVDLPDDGPQWVQDQVFYQIFPDRFARSEQRTPEQDQVYYHHAAKRDIILRDWNEPLIADAGGSTFYGGDLDGISEHLPYLKMLGVTALYLNPIFTAPSVHKYDTQDYRHVDVQFGGDHAYLRLRKNTQRYGMRLMLDGVFNHSGDTHQWFDRQQTHSTGASHNPQSPWRDFYSYNQDGRALDWLGYSSLPKLDYQSASLVDEIYQGEDSIVRHWLREPWGIDGWRLDVVHMLGEAGGAKNNLLHVSGITKAAKETHPEAYILGEHFGDARQWLQTDAEDAAMNYRGFTFPIWGFLANTDISYDPQHINAQTCMAWMDEYRAGLSHQQQLRMFNQLDSHDTARFKSILGKDVARLPLAVVWLYCWPGVPCVYYGDEVGLDGNNDPFCRKPFPWNPDHQDLDLLALYQRLGKLRHKSRALRHGGCQVIYAQGDVVVFVRVYQGERVLVAINRGEKTAVNLPWEPLLNNKAWTQLEGEASFENHQLSLPEVSVSVWRCQ